The following are encoded together in the Parabacteroides chongii genome:
- a CDS encoding glycoside hydrolase family 2 TIM barrel-domain containing protein, whose translation MQKITLCLLLCCFTLQSHAIVEPLKGYQYATKQAPEGNEWESPENIALNKEHPHAWFFSFQDQESARKVLPENSAYWQSLNGDWKFNWVPTPEDRPKDFYQTSFDVSGWDNIPVPSSWNIVGLQKDGTQKYGTPIYVNQPVIFQHKVAVDDWRGGVMRTPPENWTTFKHRNEVGSYRREFTIPTDWEGKEVFINFDGVDSFFYLWINGQYVGFSKNSRNTASFNITPYLVKGKNIVAAEVYRSSDGSFLEAQDMFRLPGIYRTVSLTAVPQLHVRDLVATPDLDATYTDGSLAIRADIRNLGKKMAKGYSMVYSLYANKLYSDDNTKIENVTATAPIAQIPPGLEMNAETVLKIQNPNKWSAEQPYRYTLVGELKDKKGRTVETVSTTVGFRKVEIKDTPASEDEFGLAGRYYYVNGKTVKLKGVNRHESNPAVGHAITRKMMEDEVMLMKRANINHVRNSHYPDDPYWYYLCNKYGLYLEDEANIESHEYYYGAASLSHPKEWRDAHVARVMEMVHANINNPSIVIWSLGNEAGPGPNFVEAYNALKKADLSRPVQYERNNDIVDMGSNQYPSISWVRGAVKGNYDIKYPFHISEYAHSMGNACGNLIDYWDAMESTNFFCGGAIWDWVDQSLYNYTLDGKRYLAYGGDFGDTPNDGQFVMNGIVFGDLEPKPQYYEVKKVYQHIGVSEVNAEKGLFEIFNKYYFNDLSGYDVKWSLYENGKEVESGSLNPGKVAPRNRVQVSVPYTYSQLKADKEYFVKIQFLLNDNKPWADKGYVMAEEQLPVKAATDKPAINEVANASAGELTIEKQADPRFQTIKGDHFVATFDNETGTIYSLNYGNETIIADGNGPKLDAFRAFTNNDNWFYGSWFENGLHNLKHKATAAKVLNRKDGAIVLFYTVESQAPNAAKILGGTSSGKNSVEELTDKVFSDDNFKFTTDQVWTIYRDGSIELQASITSNNPSLVLPRLGYVMRVPQRYENYTYYGRGPVENYADRKVGQFIEMYQSTVADQFVNFPKPQDMGNHENVRWCALTDKAGKGAVFVATDRLSTSALQYSALDLTLAGHPYQLPKAGDTYLHLDLAVTGLGGNSCGQGGPLVHDRVFAGQNNIGFIIRPAAQDLSAVAQVSAAGDIPFSITRSRTGLVELSSIDKDAVICYTIGKDKKAKEYTEAIPMREGGTITAWFKNNPEIKSTKTFNKMESIQTEVIYASSEEVDGGDAKNLVDGDPNTIWHSMYSVTVAKYPHWVDLDAGEEKAIKGFIYMPRQDSNNGNIKEYSIQVSNDGKNWGEPVCKGQFERNRDEKRVLFDKPVKGRYIRFTALSSQNGQDFAAGAELTILSE comes from the coding sequence ATGCAAAAAATTACATTATGTCTGTTACTATGCTGCTTCACCTTACAAAGTCATGCCATAGTAGAACCATTGAAAGGCTATCAGTATGCCACAAAGCAAGCGCCCGAAGGGAATGAATGGGAATCGCCCGAAAACATCGCGCTGAACAAAGAACACCCCCATGCCTGGTTCTTCTCCTTCCAGGATCAGGAAAGTGCCCGGAAAGTCTTACCGGAAAACAGTGCTTACTGGCAATCGCTGAACGGAGACTGGAAATTCAACTGGGTACCGACTCCCGAAGACCGTCCGAAAGACTTCTATCAGACCAGCTTCGACGTATCGGGCTGGGACAACATCCCCGTACCGTCAAGCTGGAACATCGTCGGTCTTCAGAAAGACGGAACACAGAAGTACGGTACGCCGATCTACGTAAACCAGCCTGTTATCTTCCAGCATAAAGTGGCGGTCGACGACTGGCGTGGCGGCGTGATGCGTACACCGCCCGAAAACTGGACTACATTCAAACACCGCAACGAAGTCGGTTCCTACCGCCGCGAGTTCACCATCCCTACGGACTGGGAAGGAAAGGAAGTATTTATCAATTTCGACGGAGTCGATTCTTTTTTCTATCTCTGGATAAACGGGCAATACGTCGGTTTCTCAAAAAACTCGCGTAATACGGCCAGTTTCAATATCACTCCTTATCTAGTGAAAGGGAAAAACATCGTAGCCGCTGAAGTGTACCGCAGTTCGGACGGTTCTTTCCTCGAAGCACAGGATATGTTCCGCCTGCCGGGTATCTACCGTACCGTATCGTTGACTGCCGTTCCTCAACTGCACGTTCGCGATCTGGTTGCCACGCCTGACCTGGACGCAACTTATACAGACGGTTCACTGGCTATCCGGGCAGACATCCGTAACCTGGGTAAGAAGATGGCGAAAGGATACTCAATGGTCTATTCGCTGTATGCCAATAAACTCTATTCTGACGACAATACGAAAATAGAGAACGTAACAGCTACTGCCCCCATCGCCCAAATTCCTCCGGGCTTGGAAATGAATGCTGAAACAGTCCTGAAAATACAAAACCCGAATAAATGGTCTGCCGAACAACCGTACCGTTATACATTAGTAGGCGAGTTGAAAGATAAAAAAGGCCGCACGGTGGAAACAGTCTCTACCACCGTCGGTTTCCGCAAAGTGGAAATCAAAGATACGCCCGCTTCGGAAGACGAATTCGGACTGGCCGGACGCTACTATTATGTAAATGGTAAGACTGTCAAGCTGAAAGGCGTGAACCGTCATGAAAGTAATCCGGCTGTTGGCCATGCCATCACCCGCAAGATGATGGAAGACGAAGTGATGCTGATGAAACGTGCCAATATCAATCATGTCCGTAACTCCCATTATCCGGACGATCCGTACTGGTACTACCTGTGTAATAAATACGGACTTTATCTAGAAGATGAAGCGAATATCGAATCGCATGAATATTATTATGGTGCAGCCTCTTTGTCACATCCGAAAGAATGGCGGGATGCCCACGTAGCACGTGTTATGGAAATGGTACACGCCAATATCAATAACCCGTCCATCGTAATCTGGTCATTAGGAAACGAAGCCGGTCCCGGACCGAACTTTGTTGAAGCCTACAATGCATTGAAAAAAGCGGATTTGTCACGCCCTGTCCAGTACGAACGAAATAATGATATCGTGGATATGGGCTCCAACCAGTATCCGTCCATCTCCTGGGTGCGCGGTGCCGTGAAAGGAAATTATGACATCAAGTATCCATTCCATATCTCTGAATATGCCCATTCGATGGGAAATGCCTGCGGAAACCTGATCGACTACTGGGATGCTATGGAATCGACCAACTTCTTCTGCGGCGGTGCTATTTGGGACTGGGTAGACCAGTCACTCTACAACTATACACTGGACGGCAAACGTTATCTGGCTTATGGCGGTGACTTCGGCGATACGCCTAACGACGGTCAGTTCGTTATGAACGGCATCGTATTCGGGGATCTAGAGCCGAAGCCTCAATATTATGAAGTAAAGAAAGTATACCAACATATCGGCGTATCGGAAGTCAATGCAGAAAAAGGGCTTTTTGAAATCTTCAACAAATACTATTTCAACGACTTATCCGGCTATGATGTCAAATGGTCGCTTTACGAAAACGGAAAAGAAGTGGAAAGCGGTTCACTGAATCCAGGCAAGGTTGCTCCTCGTAACCGGGTACAGGTATCCGTTCCCTATACATACAGTCAATTGAAAGCAGACAAAGAATATTTCGTCAAAATACAATTCCTGTTAAACGACAACAAGCCCTGGGCTGACAAAGGTTATGTAATGGCGGAAGAACAGCTTCCTGTAAAGGCAGCAACGGACAAACCCGCAATCAACGAAGTAGCAAATGCTTCTGCCGGAGAGCTGACTATTGAGAAACAAGCGGATCCTCGCTTCCAGACCATTAAAGGAGATCATTTCGTTGCCACATTCGACAATGAAACGGGAACAATCTACAGCCTGAATTATGGAAACGAAACAATCATCGCCGACGGTAACGGTCCGAAGCTGGATGCTTTCCGTGCTTTTACCAACAACGACAACTGGTTCTACGGAAGCTGGTTTGAAAACGGACTGCACAATCTGAAGCATAAGGCTACCGCCGCTAAGGTACTTAACAGGAAAGACGGAGCCATCGTATTATTCTACACCGTAGAGTCCCAGGCTCCTAACGCAGCCAAGATACTGGGAGGAACTTCCAGCGGCAAGAATAGCGTGGAAGAGCTGACCGACAAAGTATTCAGCGACGACAACTTCAAATTCACTACCGACCAGGTATGGACGATCTATCGCGACGGCTCCATAGAGCTGCAGGCAAGCATCACATCCAACAATCCGAGTCTGGTTCTGCCTCGCCTGGGTTATGTCATGAGAGTTCCTCAACGCTATGAGAACTACACGTATTACGGACGGGGACCTGTTGAAAACTACGCTGACCGTAAAGTCGGACAGTTCATCGAAATGTATCAGTCGACCGTAGCCGACCAGTTCGTCAACTTCCCGAAACCGCAGGATATGGGTAATCACGAAAACGTACGCTGGTGTGCGCTGACCGACAAAGCCGGTAAAGGAGCTGTATTTGTGGCAACCGACCGTCTTTCGACTTCGGCATTACAATATTCCGCACTCGATCTGACATTGGCCGGACATCCTTACCAGCTGCCGAAAGCCGGTGACACGTATCTGCATCTCGACCTGGCTGTTACAGGCTTGGGTGGCAACAGTTGCGGACAGGGTGGTCCGTTGGTGCACGACCGCGTATTTGCCGGACAAAACAACATCGGTTTCATCATCCGACCGGCAGCACAAGACCTTTCTGCCGTTGCACAGGTTTCAGCCGCAGGTGATATTCCTTTCTCTATTACCCGCAGTCGTACAGGATTGGTAGAATTGTCGTCTATCGACAAAGATGCCGTTATCTGTTACACCATCGGTAAAGACAAGAAAGCGAAAGAATATACGGAAGCCATCCCAATGCGCGAAGGCGGGACGATCACAGCCTGGTTCAAGAATAATCCGGAGATCAAGTCCACAAAGACATTCAACAAGATGGAAAGCATACAGACGGAAGTTATCTATGCCAGCAGCGAAGAGGTAGACGGCGGCGATGCCAAGAACCTGGTAGACGGCGATCCGAACACGATCTGGCACAGTATGTATTCCGTTACCGTTGCCAAATATCCGCACTGGGTAGACCTGGATGCAGGCGAAGAAAAAGCTATCAAAGGCTTTATCTACATGCCCCGTCAGGACAGCAACAACGGTAACATCAAGGAATATTCCATCCAGGTCAGCAACGACGGCAAGAATTGGGGCGAACCTGTTTGCAAAGGTCAGTTCGAAAGAAACAGAGACGAGAAACGAGTTCTTTTCGACAAGCCGGTGAAAGGCCGTTATATCCGTTTCACTGCCCTGAGCTCACAGAATGGGCAAGATTTCGCAGCAGGGGCGGAACTTACGATTCTAAGTGAATAA